AAAGATGTTTCAGGATTAGGAGGATATATTTATCTTAATAGGATTTTTAAAGAAATTCCTTTTTCTCCAAAGTTTGAAATAGGCTATGTTTATCTTTCTGGGGATAATCCTCATACTAAAAAAGATGAAGGTTGGAATCCTTTGTTTTCAAAGGGTGCATTTATAAATGAGCTATATAGTTATGTAATTTTAGTTGAAAACATTTTTAAAAACGGTCCCATGCCAGCATATTGGAGTAATTTAAGAAGTTTAGTTTTCAATCTTTATTTATCTCCCTACAAAGACCTTAAATTAAGACTTTCCTATCAAAAAATGTGGGCTGTAAGAACACCTTACTTTCCTTTAACTGCGGAGCAAATGGCAATAGATCATGAAGCAGCACTTCTAAGATTTTTTTGGGGGGCAATGATTTCAGGAGAAGATAAAGATAGAGGACAGGGTTTTACCATTGAAGGAAGCTATAAGTTTAAACCTAATATCACAGGTCTTTTAAAATATGAACACTTTGACCCAGGAAATTTTTATACTTCAAAGACAAGGGATGCTAAATTTTTAAGAATACAATTAGAGATGAAATTTTAATTTTTTAATTTAAAGTTACTTAAAATTATTTAAAAACTTGGGGTGAAAAATGGAAAAAAAAGAAATTTCAAATTTATTAAGAGAAAATCCTAAGGAAATAGATAGGTTAATTTATAGAGCTGTTTTTGAGGACTCACAACTACTTAAAACCCTTCAAGAAGTTTTAAAAGATTTCAATTATAAAGGATTTTCTATTTATCCTCTTTATCAAGAATTTTCCAAAAAATTTTTAGGTTTTACAGTTCCTGCAATCAATATAAGAGGAATGACCTATGACGTTGCAAGGACAGTCTTTAAGGTAGCAAAAAGATTAAAAGTAGGGGCTTTTATTTTTGAAATCGCCAAATCTGAAATGGGTTATACTAAACAATCACCTTTAGAATATGCTACAGTCATTCTTTCAGCTGGTTTTAGGGAAAATTTTGACGGACCCATTTTTATTCAAGGAGACCACTTTCAATTTAATAGAAAATCCTATTTTACAGATCCGGAAAGAGAAAAAAATAACATTAAAAATCTTATAAATGAAGCTATCCTTTCTCAATTTTATAACATTGACATTGATGCTTCAACTCTTGTTATTCTTGAAAAAGAAGATCTTAATGCACAACAAAGGCATAATTATGAAGTTACTGCTGAAATTGCTGAATTTATTAGAAGTATAGAACCAGAAGGAATAACT
The window above is part of the Thermodesulfobacterium geofontis OPF15 genome. Proteins encoded here:
- a CDS encoding class II fructose-bisphosphate aldolase; this encodes MEKKEISNLLRENPKEIDRLIYRAVFEDSQLLKTLQEVLKDFNYKGFSIYPLYQEFSKKFLGFTVPAINIRGMTYDVARTVFKVAKRLKVGAFIFEIAKSEMGYTKQSPLEYATVILSAGFRENFDGPIFIQGDHFQFNRKSYFTDPEREKNNIKNLINEAILSQFYNIDIDASTLVILEKEDLNAQQRHNYEVTAEIAEFIRSIEPEGITVNLGGEIGEIGGHNSTPEELRAFMQGFNKVFKGKIGISKISVQTGTSHGGIVLPDGKIATVNLDFNTLKTLSKIAREEFGLAGAVQHGASTLPEEYFSLFPESECVEVHLATGFQNFLYDHPALPSEFREKIYNYLKNQFKNEWKEDMTEAQFIYKTRKKGFGAFKKDWWDLPSEVKEKILSDMESLFEKIFKALNVVNTLEIVKSKIF